A region of the Conger conger chromosome 6, fConCon1.1, whole genome shotgun sequence genome:
TGCATCCTAGTAAACAAAGACATACTGGTCATTCTGTATTTTATTCTCTCAAGATTAAACAAAGCTCTCATTGAACACATTTAGGGTTATGCTCTAGCCAGAAGAACTGCCCCTTACATACTGGGTACGTTTATAGATTTCATCCccagtcacactgaacaccTCTGTGATATTCTGGATCATCTGGAGCTTGTGAGCACTTGAAATGTCCCTCTACACTGTAATACATAAACCTTTATGTGACTAGGAAGTCActttgagattaaaacctcttttacaaatgagaccgAGCCAAGACAGGGTCAAACAGCAGCATAAGATCACAGAATCACAATCACGGATCCATTACaataatatacataattatgtaggtatatacagaacaaagtgcattacaatacatacaatatgacagaacataacacaGGGAAACAGTGAATTAAACATATCCGTGCAACTTAAAGCAGTAGCAGCTTAACATGGGAACATGCATTACTCTAAAATTAAGATCGTTTAATGAAATAAGAGAATCAAGTTTGAGCTTGGCCTGAAGCTCGTTCCAGGACCAAggaatatataacctgtgagacagactgaaatgtcactcacccctctcattaataatatataacctgtgagacagactgaaatgtcactcacccctctcattaataatatataacctgtgagacagactgaaatgccactcacccctctcattaataatatataactgtgagacagactgaaatgttactcacccctctcattaataatatataacctgtgagacagactgaaatgtcactcacccctctcattaataataaacaCTGAACAAAAAGTTCGGAGATTTGTGTAtggtagattatttctctgttgtaatAATGCTTCTTGGCAACACATTTTATATCGTTGGAAAGCCTGttcatttcccttttaaatggtgccccatttgtaaggaacatgcatttgtgggatgagcagcacagctgagtatgtgggtTGCGCTCATGAAAAATGTGCCAAATCTTATGAAACAGGCGATGTCAGAGACAGACCGTGAAGTGGGCGTCCCAAGAAGACCGGTTCCTCACCCTTTCAGCACTTAGGAACCGTAGGCTGTCTTCTACAGATTTGCAGTCAAGGTTTGCAGGACCATATGGCACACGGCTTTCGGCCCAGAAAATCCGGAACAGACTGTACGCAGCCAATCTCCGGCTCATAGGGCTGCCAGGAGGCCTGCCATGACTGCCCTTCACCGTCAGGCCCGTTTGCACTGGTCTCGGCAACACCTGCACTGGAACCTGAACATGTGGAGGAACGCTACGTTCAGCCATGAGTCCAGATTCTGCCTACGGAAGTTGGTGCTAGAGTGACCAACACAACCACGCTGGCTGACTTGTGACAAATCCTGGTTGAGGAGTGGAATGCCATCCCACAACAGTGTGGGACCAGGCTGGTGACCAGCAtgaggaggtgccaggctgttgtggctgtgtatgaTTCCTCCACATGCTACTGAGGCTCCTGACTGTTTGTTAAATTAATCAATTGTAAAATTGCCAATATGTCTTGTTTCTTCCTTGTTACTGACAGACTTCAATCATCCAATCCaccaaacaacaccaaacaagagtcaatagcaacagcagaataagctgTTTGGCATTGGCAGAGAGGATTTGGCTAATTTAACATGAGCGCTacccacatactcagctgtgctgctcatcccacaaatgcatattccttacaaatggggcaccatttaaaagggaaatgaacaggctttcctatgtattaaatgtattgcctagaagcattgttacaacagagaaataatctactGAGAGACTGAAATAAATACAGCAGATGTCGCAATTACAAGCAATACAGACAGGTTATATGGGTAATAATTACCATTCACCTCTGCCAGAccatatttattaataaaagtgctttttgctttttgtgATATAATGTGATTTTTGAAAATCAATTATAATCAAGACATGGGAGGAATAAATCATGTTAATCTTGTACATACATAAATTAAATAAGGTTTTCATCAACATTGATGTTTATTGCTTTGAACTGAACAAATTGGAAAAACTAATTTTACACAGTATTTTATGGAAATGATGAAGGAGCCCCAACACATATTCACAGTGGTCTACACACCACATGAGGGACAGAGTTTCACTCAGTGCTGCACATGTATTTCCTGCACTTGACACAAGTGTACGGTGTTCTTCTGCCTTTCTTGGGTCCACAGACATTGCAGCACTTCTTCTTGCTCCCGGCTGCAGTCTAAAATGAGGGAACACTTCAGCAGTTTTActaacacctctctctctctcactcactatcCCTGACGGCCACAGATCCTCCATCCCTATGCAGCATACTCCTGAGTAGCACCTTTTGGCCTTTCTTTGTCAGGGAGGACACCAGGGACGTGTCGGCCATGAACACAAACGTAGATGTTGAGTGTGGTCAACAGTTGAGGTGGGAGCTCTGGCTGGTTTCTTcatggtgttcctgccatcatCGGCTTCCTCTTGGGGAGCTCCTGCCCCAGCTTGTGCAAAGTGAAAAAGTTCTGGCATGTGATGTTTTATTCACGGAGAGACTGATGTGCTGGCTGCAGATGCACTGGTCCTGGGGCTGGCTGAGGGTCGGTCTCATCCTCTTCTTCAAACTCACCGTCACACTCTCAATCCAGAGACATGATCCTGACGTGCAGTGTTGCTGGTGTAGTGCTGAGCATCGCTGCCTTCCACGCCGTGGCCAGTGCCTCTTATCTCCTGAGCCACTGTCGCTCTAAACAATATGCtgctgctgcagtagcctatccgtGTTTGACGTGCTGTGAgctcagagaagctcttctgcataccactgttgtaatgtgtggttatttgtgtcactgggaccttcctgtccgctttgaccagtctggcccttctcctctgacctccttcatttacatggtgtttctgcccacacaactgctgctcactggatgttttctgtttttcacacaattctctgcaaactctagattcTGCTTGAAATACCAGGAGaacagcattttctgagatactgatacccccctgtctggcatcaacaatcattccacggtcaaagccacttagatcacatttcttccccattctgattttggtctgaacaacaactaaacctcttgaccatgtctgcatgcattcatgcatttagttgctgccacatgattggttgattaaatatttgaatgaacaagctggtgtacaggcctacccaataaagtgatcagtgagtgtcTGTAATATAAATGTGAAGGGGGGTGCAGTGTGCACTAAATTAAATTGTGTTCTTTTAAATGAGGCCAGGCCAATGTGTCTCAGGtcgaaaaaatatatttaaatgtttaatttttcttttaataaacattgaaaacaggtcCCACAGACCCAAACACCGCACAATGGTTAATAATATATAAGGTGTGTAAGTTCCTTTCATGTTGTAAGAGTGAATCTTAGGCAGATCACCTCATCAGTGTGTTGTCTGCAGTGACTAAACACACATTCTGCAGCAGGTTTTTGTCCACCAACCTCTTCCAGAAACTTTGACCAACTCCGCCTTGAAAACATCCTCCAGTCGCTCTTTCAGTTCtgagacagatttcctcacagcctcaaaagagacgtttggactgacagtgatgctgggagggtctccaggtccaggaggggcacagagggactgacagctctgcagacagacagaaagagacagacagtgaacaCAGATTCCTGTGCAGACACCAGGAGCAGATCTTTGTAAAAgaggaacacacctcaccatgtatgtacagtgtacacagtacacagtgcagactgtcagagagccagtgatgttacctggaggaaatggatgtgatcctctgtgtgtgaaagctgctccagctcagcctctctcctcctcagctcagcaatctcctgctccagtcgctccaggagtccttcagcccgactcacttcagccttctcctgatctctgatcagctctttcacctcagagcgccttctctcaatggagcggatcagctcagtaaagatcctctcactgtcctccactgctgtctgtgcagagcgctgttaggagaaacagaaggaggAGGGTTGTACATCTTAActaggcctttcactcagctcttactgggaccccagacagcctgttccccacagtgtggctcagtggcattgagccccacagggctggaaagtggcccaacactgggctcctcgctggctgactggaggagagccctgactgagccctgaaatggctcttccatcagccagctgttgtcttctcctctgctcAGTACCAATGGTGGCTTCTGAATATGGTTGCATACTGGGGACCTAAAACACTTCACATGAAGTGAAGCAATATTTTTAGAGAAGACGATATATAACTACGACATATAACTTCCTTGTGATCGGAAGGCGATGCACctgaacagcacctgaagcacagtTTTGCACTCCGTTATGCAGGCAAATCTATATGAAATCTTTTTTGTTGATCGTAACATGATTTAAAACCTATATAAAACGATGTGTGTACGTGATGTGTGTAGCTGAGCCTTAATCGCCACGATAAATTCTTACACCGCGAtgataaggcttcttggtttacAGCCTAACTTTCCCAACGACTGTTTTGTTTCTAAAAATACGTTTTATTAACAAAATAACAGTAGTTATCAAGACAAGACATTGTGGGAAGCAGCAGCAGGTAACAGCCatataaagaactgaaaacaaaGCGCTAGCTCTTAACCCACGAGCTTCTGTTTACAACCCGGCCCCTGAAGTAGCCTGTTACCTAAAACTTCCCCCCTGCAACCTCTCCAGACACAAAATGACCTACCCACATAACAGCCCCCCTGCAGCAGcatctggtaaatggtaaatggtttgcatttatatagcacctttatcaaaagtgctgtacaaatgatgcttctcattcacccattaatacacacactcacacaccaacggcgattggctgggCAGGGGCACCTCAACACACCtagggcgggattgaactggcaaacGATTGACTGCcagccgactgctcttaccgcctgatcCAATGTCGCATTTCCCTCACAAATCCCTCAGTAACACAATACGTAAAACTCACACAGCTAGGCCCGTTTAGTTTAatcagctggaggaggaggtaggtccataataagaataagtacctgcaatacTGATTTTTATACATTAATTCACGAGTAGCACAGGCCTAAGCTtcagttatgtaaacatcccaactatcgATAGTTGATTTATTGACTTCTTGActtgattctatgaccatccacGTTGGTCCATgtttctgacttgattaatacaaatgttctaaagtatcgCAAACAATGTGGCCTTTGCTCCAATAACCaaagttactcatgagccaaataaaatctaaactatagtctgtaaaatatctgtctaatggtgctgtgtgtacctgtgtgtgtacgtgtgtgtgtgtgtgtttgtccataaaaaatgtttcaccGGGGCCCATCCTAACTAGCTGCCGAGGCGTGTCCAACCAAGACTGAcacaaatgacagaaaaaaggaagaaaacggacattatatattatgtatttatgtatgtacacaACTTTATGTCTGGTAAATCAGTGACTTAGCAGACGGAAAAGCCAATGTTAGATATTTTGAATattctaaatatattttttaaaaagaatataatatatatattgtgtggcagcagtgcaatgcagacaatcatgtagatatgggtctggagcttcagtcacatcaaccatcagaatggagaaacatttttatctgagtgactttgaccgtggaatgattgttgttggcagacagggtggtttgagtatcttagaaaccgCTGAtatcttgggattttcacgcgcactcttctctagagtttgcaaagaatggtgcaaaaaagaatgaaaaatccagtgagcagcagttctgcagtcagaaacgcagtgttaatgacagaggtcagaggagaatggccagactggtcaaagctgataggaaggtgacagtaacgcaaataaccacacattacaacagtagtatgcagaagagcatctctgaacacacaacgcatcataacttaaagtggataggccacagcagtcAAAGTCatgtcttataaatacctaataaagtgattggtgagtatatatatatacatatatattatttattagaaGTCTATAAAATATGTcctataaatacctaataaagtgctatatatatatatatatatatatatatatatatatatatatatatacacacataaatgtatatatttgtctGCCCTGACAGATTGGGGTGGGGCGGCACCCTCTGTGCTCCTATTGACCAGCCACACTGGTCAGTACTCACCTTGAGcgactgcacagcctgtctcagatcctgcagctccttctctctctcctggattcccTGCTGGAACTTACCCCGTGtcacccccagctgcttctgtgtcaCAAATGACAATACAATGAAGAACTTTTCAACTACATTTTAATCTTCCAtatgaaaataagacaaaatatatGGCatacagcaggtcagtgtgtagaatTGTGCTGGTCTTATAggtaaagctgtgtgtgtgtctctgtgtgtgtgtgtgtgtgtgtgtgtgtgtgtgtgtgtgtgtgtgtgtgtgaactagCGGCTCTAGCGTGTAGATTCCAATTCAGGGAGAGaataggggggtgaggggtgtgaacagagctgtcacagagagatGACTTTGGCTCACTTCCTGATCTTTATCACTGTGGACTGTGCACTGTAGAAATCACTGTGTTGTTCCAtaccttttcaaaatgtattaatctTAGCAAACTACACAGGTAAAAGCCTACATATTGTAGTGATAAGCAAAGGAAATGTCTATCGTCACTGTAAAAaagcatttatattattttgagtTTCAGTTCTTACCTGTTTCTCTgtcctttctgctgcagctgagactgtTTTATGGCCACTGTGTTCATccatcacacacagcatacagatacactgctgatcaGTACGACAGAACACTTCCAACAGTTTGTCGTGATGAGAacagatcttctcctgcaggtttccagtggctttgaccagtttgtgctttttaaaggcaggagattcatagtgaggctggaggtgaatttcacagtaagatgccagacacaccagacaggacttgatggctttgtgctttctcccagtgcagaaatcacacgccacgtctccaggtccagcgtaacagtgagcaggaggagcagcttggagtcctgtcttcttcagtttctccaccattTCAGCCAGGATGGTGTTTCTGCCCAGAACAGGCCTTGGAGTGAAGGTCtgtctgcactggggacagctgtagacaccaatatgatcatcctgatcccagcagcccttaatacagcccatacagtaactgtgtccacagggaatagcCACCGGATCCTTCAGTATATCCAGACAGATtgaacagctgaactggtcctgatccaCCGAGATATTGGcctcagccatttcactgctcacactgacagagacagagttttTCTGTGGCTTTCTGACAGACACTGAGCTGagttttgtttctgtgaaagAGATTGAGTAATGTTTCgtttctctgaaactgcgtagcagagtgagcagcagagacttcctgtttgtgcaaATAGCTCTAGGAGGAgtggtgttggactgaggcCAGGCTGAGCAGAGCAGGCTGAGCAGAGAGGGCAGATTCATGAGGAACTATTTAGTCTTAAGGGTCAAAGGGAAGATTTACTGAAGGACTGTGTGGTttgaaccccggtgtagccacaataagattcacacagcccttgggcccttgaacaaggcccttaaccctgcattgccccaggagaggattgtctcctgcttaatctaaatcaactgtacgtcactttggataaaagcatcagccaaatgatatgcaatgtaatgtaatgtattgtgagCAGTAAAGGCCTGTATACACATGCATGGGATTCAATGTGGCTGCGTCTGATCTGAGTACCCAGTcagacatgcacagatacagtgagagcaataattatttgatcccttgctgattttgtaggtttgcccacttataaagaatggaactgtgtagaattttaatcatgggtacattatttcatgcaaaca
Encoded here:
- the LOC133130145 gene encoding tripartite motif-containing protein 16-like isoform X2, translated to MNLPSLLSLLCSAWPQSNTTPPRAICTNRKSLLLTLLRSFRETKHYSISFTETKLSSVSVRKPQKNSVSVSVSSEMAEANISVDQDQFSCSICLDILKDPVAIPCGHSYCMGCIKGCWDQDDHIGVYSCPQCRQTFTPRPVLGRNTILAEMVEKLKKTGLQAAPPAHCYAGPGDVACDFCTGRKHKAIKSCLVCLASYCEIHLQPHYESPAFKKHKLVKATGNLQEKICSHHDKLLEVFCRTDQQCICMLCVMDEHSGHKTVSAAAERTEKQKQLGVTRGKFQQGIQEREKELQDLRQAVQSLKRSAQTAVEDSERIFTELIRSIERRRSEVKELIRDQEKAEVSRAEGLLERLEQEIAELRRREAELEQLSHTEDHIHFLQSCQSLCAPPGPGDPPSITVSPNVSFEAVRKSVSELKERLEDVFKAELVKVSGRGWWTKTCCRMFSVLEPQTRQDFLQYGCQLTLDPNTVHRKLRLSEGNREVTYVREIQSYPDHPERFEHWPQVLCREGVSGRCYWEAEWSGDWVYIAVSYKEIRRKGGGNDCVMGGNNKSWSLRCTPSSYYFWHNNKDTKIPVPSSSRIGVYLDHRAGTLSFYSVSDTMTLLHRVQTTFTQPLYPGFRVWCGSSVKLCDLG
- the LOC133130145 gene encoding tripartite motif-containing protein 16-like isoform X1; its protein translation is MNLPSLLSLLCSAWPQSNTTPPRAICTNRKSLLLTLLRSFRETKHYSISFTETKLSSVSVRKPQKNSVSVSVSSEMAEANISVDQDQFSCSICLDILKDPVAIPCGHSYCMGCIKGCWDQDDHIGVYSCPQCRQTFTPRPVLGRNTILAEMVEKLKKTGLQAAPPAHCYAGPGDVACDFCTGRKHKAIKSCLVCLASYCEIHLQPHYESPAFKKHKLVKATGNLQEKICSHHDKLLEVFCRTDQQCICMLCVMDEHSGHKTVSAAAERTEKQKQLGVTRGKFQQGIQEREKELQDLRQAVQSLKRSAQTAVEDSERIFTELIRSIERRRSEVKELIRDQEKAEVSRAEGLLERLEQEIAELRRREAELEQLSHTEDHIHFLQSCQSLCAPPGPGDPPSITVSPNVSFEAVRKSVSELKERLEDVFKAELVKVSGRVEEVSVLEPQTRQDFLQYGCQLTLDPNTVHRKLRLSEGNREVTYVREIQSYPDHPERFEHWPQVLCREGVSGRCYWEAEWSGDWVYIAVSYKEIRRKGGGNDCVMGGNNKSWSLRCTPSSYYFWHNNKDTKIPVPSSSRIGVYLDHRAGTLSFYSVSDTMTLLHRVQTTFTQPLYPGFRVWCGSSVKLCDLG